The Miscanthus floridulus cultivar M001 chromosome 6, ASM1932011v1, whole genome shotgun sequence genomic interval gatcgactgaaaccccatgtcgatgcgggacccacaggataccccgcaaaggagaaagaagatctagtccaactaggattctttccatgtaatcttagtagtagaactattaagtaatcctaccaggaaacctcattgtaaaccgactaggactctggcctcctgactatataaaggagggcagggctcctgaggtagagggagaacaattgtacgacacaacacttgacaatcaatccaacgcaaaggctaaggccgactagacgtaaggttgttactcgatctacgatcgagggcctgaaccaggataaatcggctgtctcttgcgttaaccatcgagttcggcatacgccgaagcccgaacatactgccccgagtacccccatggcaggctattggtggtaaaacatcgacagctggcgtgccaggtaggggttttcggcgactttgcatccgagagctcgatggacctcgacaacataatcttcccgacgggatcaactttcatcttcggctcatggatctgcgaggcagacaacaacggcaagcttcaaagtcatctcctcgaagatccagatcatcttAAAAAAGTTCCTATTTCAACAGCTGCAACGGattagctcaccagaagattcgcgcagctcatagtatccgattcaaatcagatttcacgaccactcgtatccgattcgaattcaagctccaaggcgaagttttatccgagtgctttctggaaaCCGAGTTCTCTTTTGGAAaaattccagagcacaacccgaaacaactcggattacccccagagttctctcaagaagtcgagttcctttccatttgggctcgacaacaaggcaaaatcctatcagggacaggtcgaaagatctttcaatcctagattcgggataccactgacaggagctcaggagggtcttgtgctaacgataacatcgcaggactgtatcatccactggccaggttctgttcctgaggatagcggaacccaactagtcggcacatcaacaacagctattctaccttaccaagaaggagactcgatctacgacaccgaggcatctactaaagttatcagcgactccgacagcatgaaaactaatgccaataacagaacgactcatgcgcgagaagtgctcatggttcgacgaccgcggtcaccattaaatcccccgaaagcacccgatgtcagatcatcagatgaatcagaatccaacatatcaccttttgcccagggctacgacggagaaacagatagttagagacaagctagagaaagaaaaaacaagttgaagcaagggcgtcaacaccatgctaggcagcgcagggaagcttggatcagatacgagtcagaattggctgagtacgacaaaagaaaatcgcaacgagaagtcgaggggagacgcacggcgaatacaccttacgataagattcgagaagcattagaagaactcggaacaacttcacatcccagtgagaagtatgaacagctccaagacttgctccgatcgacgatcccgagaacacacaagaagattagaactcgacagctcagaagaagtcagagtaaacgctaccctccaatcagccagataccaaCAAGGTTTAATACGACATtgcaacaagagtacccaacctcgatcactacaagtcggagacttggtACTAAGAAGGACacagaagactgacggacgacataagctactcagtccatgggaaggtcctttcattgtcacaaaagtcaccagaccaggaacatacaagttagtaaccgaagatggaaaagaagtcagcaatacatggcacatcagccagctaagaagattctacgcgtaaaaacaactcaagaaaaaacagatatgcaagccacaagggaccaacgttcacaatcgacgaaaagcaatactcttcagcaacatatgtagtagtttatactcatgatcaataaagatgacatTCGTCCAcaacatgtcttgtcatgactttcaacgagttgttttcccgaaggaaaaagcaaaatggctgaaaacatgcctgagcgtcccggccgagagcaaaataggtgaaaagatgcttgagcccgccgatgagggtagctaaaagctaacacccgaaacaaaaagcaaaatggctgaaaacatgcctgagcatcccggccgagagcaaaatagctgaaaaaaacgcttgagcccaccgatgagggtagctgaaagctaacacccgaaacaaaaagcaaaacggctgaaaacatgcctgagcatcccggccgagagcaaaataactgaaaagatgcttgagcccgccgatgagggtagctaaaagctaacacccgaaacaagtcgaccgaaatttaacttcaaaagaccctccagcacttcgttccgaaaagcaagaggctcgggggctacatctagataggaataggaatacttttttcttcagaaaagcacgagcgccactcaagaaagcactcggatgccgaagtttgtcaaggcaacattctataccgagtcgtttcacatagcgcaggcgaaaggttgttaacgcaaagcactcgatggatcacaagggagaaagaagagaaaagtactcgacaaatcgaggggcctcgtcagaataacgcacagagttgttttacggagcagagacgggaacaggacaaggtactcagccagtcaaataacttcaaccgcacccaggcaaagaatacatcaacaaaaataaagaatcttcatttaaaaagagtgtaatattacaagaggatgctcaatcgagtcaggcattgtcatcagaaagggaaatatcaatatttagactatctacaaccctactggctagatcttcgacctcaggctccatcctttcAATGGCGTCAAAatattcttggctatcagcttcttctgctatcttggagagaggcgcctctggagcaaggacccggacctgggccagcacattcttggtacatacttgggcacacctcttcgcgaactcttggaaacgagtcggaatccggggaatgaactgcgcccaagattgcccgtcatccgccggagtccgaaggacatcgactactgaacgaaaggatttccacaaagcattccaattctcagtagccgtcgccagcttcccggtcaagttttcaatagttttttgggcctgcacaagatctctgtcagctccgcgcctaatcagcctagcaagggcgagttcttcctcagcatgagtaattacctcctcagctttattgtgactagaacggacaagagccttcatttcatcaatactctccgagagcttctgcttctcaactcggagagctacaCAGGACACCCAAAAACAAGTCAGCGGGAAaacaagtcaaaatacaagaagaaacaggcagaacccgcggcacctttgcattcattctttgcagactccaccgcagcatctctctgcttctccgtctccactacccgggcgcgaagggtctTCTCTCTTTCTGGTGCACTTGACGCTccatctccaactcagcccggaggaggtcaagatcggctttcagagcgtccacctccgaagacaacttcctctcattctcagatgagaagaagaagccagaatgatcgcgagagaaagactgagcaaaaagaggcaaagagaaacaagacgTAAGGATAGAAGAGAAACAAACATGCAAAAAAGAAGTAGcaataaaacctacctggagcttttcaccaaaagaagacgcaagggtcgacaagctcccccaggctgcggtcagctccgataaccgatgagtggcatcgaactgttgcaccacgtcaccagaAATCGAGgggccgccggaagcaagagaaggggaaggagaggccggctggggcgaagaaggagcgaccaaggcaacctccagagaagccggagccaaatcctcagaaggacccggcgcgacggccacagtcacctccggaacGGCCAAGTtcgcaactccgccaggtagctctgaagcccccgcggcgacttcatcaatagaatgttgtgagtcccgaGGCTCGGAACTCGTGGGTACGggaggaggcagagaagaagtcgatgaagaaatgagagaagacgaaacactgaaagatgataaaaggaagcaccattaagaaccagaggaaggaagataaaagccaaaaagataaagctagaatcctactcacccaaccactttcttcttcgcgaagccaagagaaggcctcgcagggggaaccacgacggcaaagacgtccccgccacccggcgacgggagcgggatagccgacaacggggccgcggaagaagccgggactggagccgtagaagaactccgcaccggaggagcggtagaactcgggacagaggcaaccaaagaactcgacaccggagcttcagaagaagtcggcgcgggagcctcggaagaactcacacccgacctccgattacttcaaaaagttcaaaactaaaattcaaaacaaagaggagaaattcagtGCAACAAGaacatgaaaaacaactcaccgccgcatgatgagggggacttcatcatcctcttcttcctcagccaacgaaaccagagcacctgctgaaaaggagatgaaaagtactcggttcaagagagaaacaggaaaataaaagaacaaagagtattaaatgcgctcacctaagagcatgctagcaacaactggagtacctgagggagtacttggtttgcgaggcttcttggagacaggcaagccagatgaagacccgtccattcgccccctcttcgggacactgcgaggaccgcgagggactagacgaggaacatattcttcatatacatcaacaaatccggaagaaaccccaggaagggctgtaaaggttcgagacttactaattgcagaagtaccagctaggcgatccccagtctccgccacggcagggagaacatcaagggggatcggatcgacaaagttccgcccaagctcctgcgaaaaaggataaaacaccgagacaaggaaaagctaagcaagagcgGATGCAGCAAgaatacataaagaactcaaacaaaaagatagacaactcacagctgggggcgggttgatggccgagaactcagagatggcaggaggaatgacgctcactcctttcagcatcttctgaaggcgctcgagtacctcctcaccggtcagctcaagagctgggaccatgcgcgaaggat includes:
- the LOC136459139 gene encoding uncharacterized protein isoform X5, translating into MGKKKTASKSQATFVDEESSLSLIENQEFVAMRAAQKVWPAPTTSEDQLRELVSDGLIQSKVIAEWRVPGEHRVPAPGPGEIVLFVSFVRAGLCLPASAFLHQFLGYFGVSLNHLTPNAVLHLSVFVHLCEAFLGIPPSLSLFRFFFRLKPQPRREETSALGGCGIQFRQGLKIKFFDYDLVDSVKDWRAEWFYAANLIPSLVVHSGSGPVVNDRWDKKLESPAEIQAIQPLLDRISMLKQQGLTGFGIVSSFLRRRVQPLKEREHLGFEYSGAEDPSRMVPALELTGEEVLERLQKMLKGVSVIPPAISEFSAINPPPAELGRNFVDPIPLDVLPAVAETGDRLAGTSAIIPRGPRSVPKRGRMDGSSSGLPVSKKPRKPSTPSAGALVSLAEEEEDDEVPLIMRRNRRSGVSSSEAPAPTSSEAPVSSSLVASVPSSTAPPVRSSSTAPVPASSAAPLSAIPLPSPGGGDVFAVVVPPARPSLGFAKKKVVGVSSSLISSSTSSLPPPVPTSSEPRDSQHSIDEVAAGASELPGGVANLAVPEVTVAVAPGPSEDLAPASLEVALVAPSSPQPASPSPSLASGGPSISGDVVQQFDATHRLSELTAAWGSLSTLASSFGEKLQSFSRDHSGFFFSSENERKLSSEVDALKADLDLLRAELEMERQVHQKERRPFAPG
- the LOC136459139 gene encoding uncharacterized protein isoform X3; translated protein: MGKKKTASKSQATFVDEESSLSLIENQEFVAMRAAQKVWPAPTTSEDQLRELVSDGLIQSKVIAEWRVPGEHRVPAPGPGEIVLFVSFVRAGLCLPASAFLHQFLGYFGVSLNHLTPNAVLHLSVFVHLCEAFLGIPPSLSLFRFFFRLKPQPRREETSALGGCGIQFRQGLKIKFFDYDLVDSVKDWRAEWFYAANLIPSLVVHSGSGPVVNDRWDKKLESPAEIQAIQPLLDRISMLKQQGLTGFGIVSSFLRRRVQPLKEREHLGFEYSGAEDPSRMVPALELTGEEVLERLQKMLKGVSVIPPAISEFSAINPPPAELGRNFVDPIPLDVLPAVAETGDRLAGTSAISKSRTFTALPGVSSGFVDVYEEYVPRLVPRGPRSVPKRGRMDGSSSGLPVSKKPRKPSTPSGALVSLAEEEEDDEVPLIMRRNRRSGVSSSEAPAPTSSEAPVSSSLVASVPSSTAPPVRSSSTAPVPASSAAPLSAIPLPSPGGGDVFAVVVPPARPSLGFAKKKVVGVSSSLISSSTSSLPPPVPTSSEPRDSQHSIDEVAAGASELPGGVANLAVPEVTVAVAPGPSEDLAPASLEVALVAPSSPQPASPSPSLASGGPSISGDVVQQFDATHRLSELTAAWGSLSTLASSFGEKLQSFSRDHSGFFFSSENERKLSSEVDALKADLDLLRAELEMERQVHQKERRPFAPG
- the LOC136459139 gene encoding uncharacterized protein isoform X4, with protein sequence MGKKKTASKSQATFVDEESSLSLIENQEFVAMRAAQKVWPAPTTSEDQLRELVSDGLIQSKVIAEWRVPGEHRVPAPGPGEIVLFVSFVRAGLCLPASAFLHQFLGYFGVSLNHLTPNAVLHLSVFVHLCEAFLGIPPSLSLFRFFFRLKPQPRREETSALGGCGIQFRQGLKIKFFDYDLVDSVKDWRAEWFYAANLIPSLVVHSGSGPVVNDRWDKKLESPAEIQAIQPLLDRISMLKQQGLTGFGIVSSFLRRRVQPLKEREHLGFEYSGAEDPSRMVPALELTGEEVLERLQKMLKGVSVIPPAISEFSAINPPPAELGRNFVDPIPLDVLPAVAETGDRLAGTSAIIPRGPRSVPKRGRMDGSSSGLPVSKKPRKPSTPSGTPVVASMLLAGALVSLAEEEEDDEVPLIMRRNRRSGVSSSEAPAPTSSEAPVSSSLVASVPSSTAPPVRSSSTAPVPASSAAPLSAIPLPSPGGGDVFAVVVPPARPSLGFAKKKVVGVSSSLISSSTSSLPPPVPTSSEPRDSQHSIDEVAAGASELPGGVANLAVPEVTVAVAPGPSEDLAPASLEVALVAPSSPQPASPSPSLASGGPSISGDVVQQFDATHRLSELTAAWGSLSTLASSFGEKLQSFSRDHSGFFFSSENERKLSSEVDALKADLDLLRAELEMERQVHQKERRPFAPG
- the LOC136459139 gene encoding uncharacterized protein isoform X1 is translated as MGKKKTASKSQATFVDEESSLSLIENQEFVAMRAAQKVWPAPTTSEDQLRELVSDGLIQSKVIAEWRVPGEHRVPAPGPGEIVLFVSFVRAGLCLPASAFLHQFLGYFGVSLNHLTPNAVLHLSVFVHLCEAFLGIPPSLSLFRFFFRLKPQPRREETSALGGCGIQFRQGLKIKFFDYDLVDSVKDWRAEWFYAANLIPSLVVHSGSGPVVNDRWDKKLESPAEIQAIQPLLDRISMLKQQGLTGFGIVSSFLRRRVQPLKEREHLGFEYSGAEDPSRMVPALELTGEEVLERLQKMLKGVSVIPPAISEFSAINPPPAELGRNFVDPIPLDVLPAVAETGDRLAGTSAISKSRTFTALPGVSSGFVDVYEEYVPRLVPRGPRSVPKRGRMDGSSSGLPVSKKPRKPSTPSGTPVVASMLLAGALVSLAEEEEDDEVPLIMRRNRRSGVSSSEAPAPTSSEAPVSSSLVASVPSSTAPPVRSSSTAPVPASSAAPLSAIPLPSPGGGDVFAVVVPPARPSLGFAKKKVVGVSSSLISSSTSSLPPPVPTSSEPRDSQHSIDEVAAGASELPGGVANLAVPEVTVAVAPGPSEDLAPASLEVALVAPSSPQPASPSPSLASGGPSISGDVVQQFDATHRLSELTAAWGSLSTLASSFGEKLQSFSRDHSGFFFSSENERKLSSEVDALKADLDLLRAELEMERQVHQKERRPFAPG
- the LOC136459139 gene encoding uncharacterized protein isoform X2, which encodes MGKKKTASKSQATFVDEESSLSLIENQEFVAMRAAQKVWPAPTTSEDQLRELVSDGLIQSKVIAEWRVPGEHRVPAPGPGEIVLFVSFVRAGLCLPASAFLHQFLGYFGVSLNHLTPNAVLHLSVFVHLCEAFLGIPPSLSLFRFFFRLKPQPRREETSALGGCGIQFRQGLKIKFFDYDLVDSVKDWRAEWFYAANLIPSLVVHSGSGPVVNDRWDKKLESPAEIQAIQPLLDRISMLKQQGLTGFGIVSSFLRRRVQPLKEREHLGFEYSGAEDPSRMVPALELTGEEVLERLQKMLKGVSVIPPAISEFSAINPPPAELGRNFVDPIPLDVLPAVAETGDRLAGTSAISKSRTFTALPGVSSGFVDVYEEYVPRLVPRGPRSVPKRGRMDGSSSGLPVSKKPRKPSTPSAGALVSLAEEEEDDEVPLIMRRNRRSGVSSSEAPAPTSSEAPVSSSLVASVPSSTAPPVRSSSTAPVPASSAAPLSAIPLPSPGGGDVFAVVVPPARPSLGFAKKKVVGVSSSLISSSTSSLPPPVPTSSEPRDSQHSIDEVAAGASELPGGVANLAVPEVTVAVAPGPSEDLAPASLEVALVAPSSPQPASPSPSLASGGPSISGDVVQQFDATHRLSELTAAWGSLSTLASSFGEKLQSFSRDHSGFFFSSENERKLSSEVDALKADLDLLRAELEMERQVHQKERRPFAPG
- the LOC136459139 gene encoding uncharacterized protein isoform X6, with product MGKKKTASKSQATFVDEESSLSLIENQEFVAMRAAQKVWPAPTTSEDQLRELVSDGLIQSKVIAEWRVPGEHRVPAPGPGEIVLFVSFVRAGLCLPASAFLHQFLGYFGVSLNHLTPNAVLHLSVFVHLCEAFLGIPPSLSLFRFFFRLKPQPRREETSALGGCGIQFRQGLKIKFFDYDLVDSVKDWRAEWFYAANLIPSLVVHSGSGPVVNDRWDKKLESPAEIQAIQPLLDRISMLKQQGLTGFGIVSSFLRRRVQPLKEREHLGFEYSGAEDPSRMVPALELTGEEVLERLQKMLKGVSVIPPAISEFSAINPPPAELGRNFVDPIPLDVLPAVAETGDRLAGTSAIIPRGPRSVPKRGRMDGSSSGLPVSKKPRKPSTPSGALVSLAEEEEDDEVPLIMRRNRRSGVSSSEAPAPTSSEAPVSSSLVASVPSSTAPPVRSSSTAPVPASSAAPLSAIPLPSPGGGDVFAVVVPPARPSLGFAKKKVVGVSSSLISSSTSSLPPPVPTSSEPRDSQHSIDEVAAGASELPGGVANLAVPEVTVAVAPGPSEDLAPASLEVALVAPSSPQPASPSPSLASGGPSISGDVVQQFDATHRLSELTAAWGSLSTLASSFGEKLQSFSRDHSGFFFSSENERKLSSEVDALKADLDLLRAELEMERQVHQKERRPFAPG